The following are encoded in a window of Bacillus xiapuensis genomic DNA:
- a CDS encoding IS1380-like element ISBco1 family transposase, translating to MVTLTQKTLDFNHKIKLSNDGGSLSSDTGEFLFREFDEKIGFSKTLVKYLRLNDSRKYYLHSNENLLRQKVYQIIAGYAEDDAADQLTHDPVFKEIIETPTLASQPSLSRFYTRFDKDSIEQLNLANQEMLDKIHCFRQSKELFIDLDSTHSDTYGDQESSSYNTHYGTMGFHPLVAFDGATGDFLKAQLRPGNVYTSNGVVEFIRPLIKHYNEMFPETTLFLRGDSGFTVPGLYDLCEEESVLYIIRLKSNSQLQSLAKEYHPSSAPLDVSKTETYYEETIYQAKSWSKPRRVIIQLVRPAGELFFTHSFFVTNFELAFPQDIVRAYQKRGTMENYIKEAKNGFYFDHMNSHAFLVNEVKMMLTLLAYNLTNWLRTLCFPEGQKTMQIDTIRTRLIKAASKVVKSGRSLYFKLSSSFVYQNFFWDVLNRIQKLQLE from the coding sequence ATGGTTACTTTAACGCAAAAAACACTTGATTTCAATCATAAAATTAAATTGTCAAATGATGGAGGTTCTCTTTCCTCCGATACAGGTGAGTTTCTTTTTAGAGAATTCGATGAAAAAATTGGTTTTTCAAAGACTTTAGTTAAGTACTTGAGACTTAACGATTCAAGGAAATATTATCTTCATTCAAATGAAAACTTGTTACGTCAAAAAGTCTATCAAATCATTGCCGGGTATGCGGAAGATGATGCGGCTGATCAGTTGACTCATGATCCTGTGTTTAAGGAAATCATTGAAACTCCAACACTTGCTTCCCAGCCCAGTTTGTCTCGCTTTTATACACGATTTGATAAAGATTCAATTGAACAATTAAATCTGGCTAACCAAGAAATGCTTGATAAGATTCATTGTTTTCGACAATCGAAAGAGTTATTTATCGACTTGGATTCGACTCATTCGGATACATATGGGGACCAAGAATCTTCGTCATATAATACTCATTATGGCACGATGGGTTTTCATCCATTAGTCGCCTTTGATGGTGCGACTGGTGACTTTTTGAAAGCACAACTCCGTCCCGGAAATGTTTATACATCAAATGGTGTGGTGGAATTTATTCGGCCTCTCATTAAACATTATAACGAAATGTTTCCGGAAACTACCCTGTTTCTTCGTGGAGATAGCGGGTTTACTGTTCCGGGATTATACGATCTGTGTGAAGAAGAATCTGTTTTGTATATTATTCGGTTGAAATCGAATTCACAACTACAAAGTTTAGCGAAGGAATACCATCCTTCTTCCGCACCTTTAGATGTTTCCAAGACGGAAACCTATTATGAAGAAACGATTTACCAAGCAAAATCATGGTCAAAACCAAGAAGGGTGATTATTCAATTGGTACGTCCTGCAGGTGAGCTGTTCTTTACCCATTCCTTTTTTGTTACTAACTTTGAATTAGCTTTTCCTCAAGATATCGTCCGAGCTTATCAAAAAAGAGGGACGATGGAAAACTATATCAAAGAAGCAAAAAATGGCTTTTACTTTGATCATATGAATAGCCACGCTTTTCTAGTGAACGAAGTAAAAATGATGTTAACACTTCTTGCATATAATTTGACCAATTGGTTACGAACTCTTTGTTTTCCGGAAGGTCAAAAAACTATGCAAATTGATACGATACGTACTCGGTTAATTAAAGCGGCAAGTAAAGTCGTGAAATCAGGTAGATCCCTTTACTTCAAACTATCATCGAGTTTTGTGTATCAAAATTTCTTTTGGGATGTACTGAATCGAATTCAAAAACTACAATTGGAATGA
- a CDS encoding anti-CBASS protein Acb1 family protein encodes MKTIDAAKKQIRNDFMVGHGKGHSRDALVRQKPSLRRKLTDGEISSLYANNRIVQNIIDIPAEDMTRNWFSLKMKDEKLRDDIMSKLRDFKAREVFKEMRRYERLRGDGFISLGVTQSTPFELSHPLEEFKIKRIDYLHAFSGMKVHDFLLDEDIDT; translated from the coding sequence ATGAAAACCATTGATGCAGCAAAGAAACAAATAAGGAATGACTTCATGGTCGGACATGGAAAAGGACATAGCCGGGATGCGTTAGTAAGGCAGAAGCCTTCCCTTAGACGAAAATTAACCGATGGGGAAATCTCCTCTCTTTACGCCAATAACCGTATTGTCCAAAACATTATTGATATTCCTGCTGAGGATATGACGCGCAACTGGTTCTCATTGAAGATGAAAGATGAGAAACTTCGTGATGATATCATGTCGAAGCTCCGAGATTTCAAAGCACGGGAGGTGTTTAAAGAGATGCGACGGTATGAGCGATTACGAGGTGACGGTTTTATTTCCCTTGGTGTAACGCAATCCACTCCATTTGAGTTAAGTCATCCGCTCGAAGAATTCAAAATAAAAAGAATCGATTATCTCCATGCTTTTTCCGGTATGAAAGTGCATGATTTTCTTTTAGATGAGGATATTGACACCTGA
- the terL gene encoding phage terminase large subunit — MPTLTNEQRKAIAKLAQLELARRSFRDYVVHVHRGNYTHFRHTEFICEYLEPIANGEQRFIMIEMPPRHGKSMTVTESFPSYFISKNPEKRVIAASYSDSLARKFGRLNRQKVEEYGKALFDVEISAVNAAQNNWGIQGKRGGMIATGIGGSITGEGADLLLIDDPFKNAEEANSNTIREKVWAEWESTLSTRLHKGGSVIVIMTRWYEDDIIGRLLERFPYTWQRLRLPAVAEDEDDALGREIEEPLCPELGFDEEWAENKKIEVGSRTWAALFQQRPSPAGGNIFNRHWWKFYMPEDLPRIWDKQAQFWDCTFKDSKSSDFVVGEVWGKKQANFYLLDMVRDRQNFPETMKAIRHLSEKWPEAKAKYVEDKANGPAVIQMLQDEISGLIAVNPEGGKEVRANAVSPLVEAGNVYLPHPSIAPWVNDFIEEATAFPNGKHDDMVDSATQALNKLQTAKSNPLDRYKRLMGR; from the coding sequence TTGCCAACTCTGACGAATGAACAACGAAAAGCTATAGCTAAATTAGCGCAGCTGGAACTAGCACGCCGCTCTTTTCGTGATTATGTCGTGCATGTTCATCGCGGGAATTATACGCATTTCAGACATACTGAATTTATTTGTGAGTATTTAGAGCCGATTGCTAACGGCGAGCAGCGGTTTATAATGATTGAAATGCCGCCGCGTCACGGTAAGTCAATGACGGTGACAGAATCATTCCCCTCTTATTTTATTTCTAAAAATCCAGAAAAACGAGTGATAGCCGCTTCTTACTCTGATTCACTGGCCAGAAAGTTCGGTCGGTTGAACCGCCAAAAGGTGGAGGAGTACGGAAAGGCACTTTTCGACGTGGAGATATCAGCGGTCAATGCTGCTCAAAACAACTGGGGCATTCAGGGAAAACGTGGCGGAATGATTGCTACCGGTATAGGCGGTTCTATCACTGGTGAGGGAGCAGATCTACTCCTGATCGATGACCCGTTTAAGAATGCAGAAGAAGCCAATTCAAATACCATTCGTGAAAAGGTATGGGCAGAGTGGGAGAGCACCTTATCAACTCGTTTGCATAAAGGAGGCTCTGTCATTGTTATCATGACCCGCTGGTATGAAGATGACATCATAGGGAGATTGCTCGAGCGTTTTCCTTATACATGGCAGCGGCTTCGGCTCCCGGCTGTTGCAGAGGATGAAGACGATGCGCTTGGCAGGGAGATCGAAGAGCCACTTTGCCCAGAACTAGGATTCGATGAAGAATGGGCAGAAAATAAAAAGATTGAAGTTGGTTCTCGTACATGGGCAGCGCTATTTCAGCAGCGACCTTCACCAGCTGGCGGAAATATTTTCAACCGCCATTGGTGGAAGTTCTACATGCCGGAAGATTTGCCGCGAATCTGGGATAAGCAAGCGCAGTTTTGGGACTGTACATTCAAGGACAGCAAATCATCTGACTTTGTAGTTGGCGAAGTATGGGGAAAGAAACAAGCGAACTTTTATTTACTTGATATGGTTCGGGATCGTCAAAACTTTCCTGAAACAATGAAAGCAATCAGGCATTTGTCTGAAAAGTGGCCGGAAGCAAAAGCGAAGTATGTTGAGGATAAAGCCAATGGACCCGCTGTCATCCAGATGCTTCAGGATGAAATAAGCGGGTTAATTGCCGTCAATCCGGAAGGCGGTAAAGAAGTGAGAGCAAATGCTGTTTCTCCGCTTGTGGAAGCAGGAAACGTGTACTTGCCACATCCAAGCATTGCACCATGGGTAAACGACTTCATTGAAGAAGCAACCGCTTTTCCTAATGGAAAACATGACGATATGGTTGACTCTGCTACACAGGCTCTAAATAAGCTGCAGACAGCGAAGAGCAATCCGCTCGACCGCTATAAACGATTAATGGGGAGGTGA
- a CDS encoding ADP-ribosyltransferase, which translates to MRILTPEEYQAINIYTSEAYTEINGYLRTKGKRVQEGPPSNPEIEKISTISLSH; encoded by the coding sequence ATGAGGATATTGACACCTGAAGAATACCAAGCGATCAATATCTATACATCAGAGGCTTACACCGAGATTAACGGATATTTACGGACGAAAGGAAAGAGAGTACAAGAGGGCCCTCCTAGTAATCCTGAGATCGAGAAAATATCCACTATATCTCTGTCGCATTGA
- a CDS encoding DUF6677 family protein, which produces MKSKWIAGILSFVFPGIGHLYLGKVSKGIFLIIANIISILLTSVVVGIFMFLIVWVYAIIDSIKETSIRNSYAKAS; this is translated from the coding sequence ATGAAAAGTAAATGGATAGCGGGTATTTTATCATTTGTTTTCCCAGGAATAGGACACCTATATTTAGGGAAAGTATCAAAAGGGATTTTCTTAATTATAGCTAATATTATATCAATATTACTAACTAGTGTAGTTGTTGGAATATTTATGTTTCTAATAGTATGGGTATATGCAATCATTGATTCAATTAAAGAAACAAGTATAAGGAATTCTTATGCCAAGGCTAGCTAA
- a CDS encoding MerR family transcriptional regulator translates to MFHINEVKKMSGVSVRTLRYYDQIELLKPASKTQGGHRLYSNTELKKLQQIQFLKTIGFQLNEIKIMLESKEWDWSISLMKQLSYVINEKDRLSKIEYNLRELINGIAIEGEEFRIQKIMSLYTRDSKDILTLNRDELNIKNTEVLDKLPNMTSSDPDSLEWIALIGQLKKYMHLGYRAARIQNIIKRMDEKRREDFDGEDAFLDNLWKIRMAPEKSKKYNLYPIDQEVLDFMEKAYLHYTAKKS, encoded by the coding sequence TTGTTCCATATTAATGAAGTTAAAAAGATGAGTGGTGTGTCAGTCAGAACCTTAAGGTATTATGACCAAATAGAACTACTAAAACCTGCATCAAAAACTCAAGGAGGCCACAGACTATACTCCAATACAGAGTTAAAAAAACTACAGCAAATACAATTCTTAAAAACAATAGGTTTTCAATTAAATGAAATCAAAATTATGTTAGAGTCTAAAGAATGGGATTGGTCCATTAGTCTAATGAAACAACTATCTTATGTAATAAATGAAAAAGACCGGCTCTCAAAGATAGAATATAATTTAAGGGAATTAATAAATGGAATAGCCATTGAGGGAGAAGAGTTCAGGATTCAAAAAATTATGAGTTTATATACTAGGGATTCAAAAGATATTCTAACCCTTAATCGAGATGAGTTAAATATTAAAAACACTGAAGTCCTAGATAAACTACCGAATATGACAAGTAGTGATCCAGACTCTTTAGAATGGATTGCTCTCATCGGTCAATTAAAAAAATATATGCACCTAGGTTATCGGGCTGCACGCATACAGAATATTATTAAAAGAATGGATGAAAAAAGAAGGGAAGACTTTGATGGCGAAGATGCTTTTTTAGATAATCTCTGGAAGATTAGAATGGCACCCGAGAAGTCAAAGAAATATAATCTTTATCCTATTGATCAAGAGGTCCTCGATTTTATGGAAAAAGCTTATCTACATTACACCGCTAAAAAATCCTAG
- a CDS encoding IS3 family transposase (programmed frameshift) — MRRERRTFTDEFKLQMVKLYENGKSRADIAREYDITPSSLDRWIKNHQETGSFKAEDNRTTEETELLELRKEVQRLRMENDILKQAALIMGRKLDVIRNNAHNYSVSAMCDVLQIPRSTYYYHLHKCEDDEKQAEEADLQERIYTIFKQSRNNYGTRKIKKELEKQDMMVSRRHIGGIMKDLGLVSNYTVAYYRPQKKQSNEATIANVLNREFQQEKELSVLVSDLTYVRIGKKWHYVCLFVDLFNRELVGASAGPNKDAALVYKALSSIKGNLTNVQLFHTDRGSEFDNQLMAEATEAFGIQRSLSAKGCPYDNAVAEATYKSFKIEFVYQRTFHSLEQLDLELWDYVNWFNHIRIHQTLGYLTPTEFKQQSL; from the exons ATGAGAAGAGAACGTCGAACGTTTACAGACGAATTTAAGCTACAAATGGTGAAGCTTTATGAAAATGGAAAATCACGTGCGGATATTGCGAGAGAATATGATATTACGCCTTCTTCATTAGATCGTTGGATTAAAAATCACCAGGAAACAGGGTCTTTCAAGGCAGAAGACAATCGTACGACAGAAGAAACAGAATTGCTTGAACTACGCAAAGAAGTGCAACGCCTACGAATGGAAAATGATATTTTAAAGCAAGCCGCGCTGATCATGGGACGAAAAT TAGATGTGATTCGTAACAACGCTCACAATTATTCGGTATCAGCCATGTGTGACGTCCTACAAATTCCAAGAAGTACTTACTACTATCACCTTCACAAGTGTGAAGATGACGAAAAACAAGCGGAGGAAGCAGACTTACAAGAGCGTATTTATACGATTTTTAAGCAAAGTCGTAATAACTATGGGACACGTAAAATTAAGAAAGAATTAGAGAAACAAGACATGATGGTTTCTAGACGACATATAGGGGGAATCATGAAGGATTTAGGTCTTGTCTCGAATTACACGGTTGCTTATTACCGACCACAAAAAAAACAAAGTAACGAGGCGACAATCGCCAACGTATTAAATCGTGAATTCCAACAAGAGAAGGAATTATCGGTGTTAGTCAGTGATTTAACGTACGTGCGTATCGGGAAAAAATGGCACTATGTGTGCTTGTTTGTCGATCTTTTTAATCGTGAATTAGTCGGTGCAAGTGCGGGCCCAAATAAAGACGCAGCGCTTGTCTACAAAGCATTAAGTAGCATTAAAGGCAACCTGACAAATGTACAGTTATTCCACACAGACCGTGGCTCAGAATTCGATAATCAACTGATGGCAGAAGCAACAGAAGCATTTGGTATCCAGCGTTCACTTAGCGCAAAAGGATGTCCGTATGATAATGCCGTGGCAGAAGCGACATACAAGAGCTTTAAGATCGAATTTGTGTACCAACGTACTTTCCATTCCCTTGAACAACTAGATCTTGAACTGTGGGATTATGTAAATTGGTTTAATCATATTCGGATTCATCAAACACTAGGATATCTGACACCGACTGAATTTAAGCAGCAGTCCTTATAA
- a CDS encoding ADP-ribosyltransferase, producing MKNLQVGKTFTDYGFVSTNPLKDSTFIEGSKTLMHIHVPAGTNCAYIDPISEYPGEEEVLLDKGTTFKIKEIIDDNNFICEVVEKMSKDEKDQVKTDSKALNTNDKQNNKAETSKRDDRFTWQEDDVVFD from the coding sequence ATAAAAAATCTTCAGGTTGGAAAGACTTTTACTGATTATGGATTTGTAAGTACTAATCCGCTGAAGGATTCCACATTCATTGAAGGAAGCAAAACACTTATGCATATTCATGTTCCAGCAGGAACCAACTGTGCGTATATTGATCCTATATCAGAGTATCCAGGTGAAGAAGAAGTGCTGCTTGATAAAGGCACAACTTTTAAAATCAAGGAAATCATAGACGATAATAATTTTATCTGTGAGGTGGTGGAGAAAATGAGTAAAGATGAAAAAGATCAAGTGAAAACTGATTCAAAAGCTTTGAACACCAACGATAAGCAGAACAATAAAGCAGAAACTAGTAAAAGAGATGATCGATTTACTTGGCAAGAAGACGATGTAGTATTTGATTAA
- a CDS encoding transposase, which produces MINWPGEICNYHRIRFTNATVKRKNNKIKTLQRRHYFTRNPKHYKQ; this is translated from the coding sequence ATGATAAATTGGCCGGGTGAAATCTGTAATTATCATCGTATTCGCTTTACCAATGCAACAGTTAAAAGAAAGAATAATAAGATTAAGACGCTACAACGACGTCATTACTTTACACGAAATCCTAAGCATTACAAACAGTGA
- a CDS encoding stage II sporulation protein M: protein MGFVAMNISGINLNSPVEGKTVSIERLGFNHVLYIFYMNAAFVFSMILLSITGLHFVMIFKVLTLIGQGPSLSGIESSTYYLSSFIHGFFELLLCYIVLKFSIMQFKLVYENISEKKDKISIKQFYKNFIKKTCPLILIILFISAMCEVYISNPLIIKLTSV from the coding sequence ATGGGATTTGTAGCTATGAATATTTCAGGTATTAATTTAAATTCACCTGTTGAAGGAAAAACAGTATCAATTGAAAGATTAGGCTTTAATCATGTTTTGTATATTTTCTATATGAACGCCGCTTTTGTATTTTCTATGATTCTTTTATCTATTACTGGTTTACATTTTGTTATGATCTTTAAAGTGCTTACATTAATTGGTCAAGGACCATCTTTAAGTGGTATAGAATCTAGCACATATTATCTTTCATCCTTCATCCATGGATTTTTTGAACTTCTTTTATGTTATATAGTATTGAAGTTTTCCATAATGCAATTCAAACTTGTCTATGAAAATATTTCTGAAAAAAAAGATAAAATAAGCATTAAACAATTTTATAAAAATTTTATAAAGAAAACTTGTCCATTGATTTTAATAATATTATTTATAAGTGCTATGTGCGAAGTATACATATCCAATCCATTAATTATAAAACTTACTAGTGTGTAA
- a CDS encoding DUF4879 domain-containing protein, with amino-acid sequence MALTMSAVFLVAPSESSAGPAPRLTDVQIVGITSDGNNGVWENIEHGQLKAKTPLKGENMYLKVRFMGYDKDFLAFSGETPIKRSAKIYDIDVIAGSNRIVVGRYYYIKIPISALPEDKIRIDGIDTVTWKIIEGNTLNFDRGEN; translated from the coding sequence TTGGCTTTAACTATGTCTGCAGTATTTTTGGTAGCACCAAGTGAGTCTTCGGCAGGGCCAGCACCACGACTTACAGATGTACAGATAGTTGGGATTACTTCCGATGGAAATAATGGTGTTTGGGAAAATATTGAACATGGTCAATTAAAAGCAAAAACGCCATTAAAGGGTGAAAATATGTATTTAAAGGTTCGATTTATGGGCTACGACAAAGATTTTCTTGCTTTTAGTGGTGAAACTCCTATTAAAAGAAGTGCTAAGATTTACGATATAGATGTAATAGCAGGAAGTAATCGAATTGTAGTTGGTAGATATTATTATATTAAGATACCTATATCTGCACTCCCAGAAGATAAAATTAGAATAGATGGGATTGATACGGTGACATGGAAAATTATAGAGGGTAATACTCTTAATTTTGATAGGGGCGAAAATTAA
- a CDS encoding LytTR family DNA-binding domain-containing protein has translation MKVKIKEDRLVIIKRSGVQFIFINEIMCIERFNQKTIISSVNEEIIIRTSLKELEYLLPSFLKRVHRSFIINVDKILEIKRINENTFEALLPGDNQALITKGIINYII, from the coding sequence ATGAAAGTTAAAATCAAAGAAGATCGCTTAGTTATTATAAAAAGGTCAGGAGTCCAATTCATCTTTATAAATGAAATTATGTGCATTGAACGATTTAACCAAAAAACTATAATTTCTTCTGTTAACGAAGAGATAATTATAAGAACTTCTTTAAAGGAACTGGAGTATTTACTCCCCTCCTTTCTTAAAAGAGTACATAGATCTTTTATTATAAATGTAGATAAAATCTTAGAAATCAAGAGAATAAATGAGAATACATTCGAGGCCCTATTACCAGGTGATAATCAAGCTTTAATAACAAAAGGGATAATAAACTATATTATTTAG
- a CDS encoding tubby C-terminal domain-like protein, giving the protein MSVYSITKPLLKGSSKKIEITDESGNIVGYISRCYKNRRQKYLDTLFNNTFITNIQGFDIDNKMTCEINEKFGLKQFLKSEWDGYSNFLGDFSIKDQTKIKTNPRVVVLINNKQLKIKKDLGDKRVIFENDTGNIIAEASYENLTSARQIFLNINTKEFTHIEVASLYYLFDLKD; this is encoded by the coding sequence TTGTCTGTATATTCTATAACAAAGCCATTGTTAAAAGGAAGCTCAAAGAAAATTGAGATTACCGATGAGTCAGGTAATATAGTAGGGTATATTAGCAGATGTTATAAAAATAGACGTCAAAAATATTTAGATACTCTCTTTAATAATACTTTTATTACTAATATACAGGGTTTTGATATTGATAATAAAATGACATGTGAAATTAATGAAAAATTTGGACTTAAGCAATTTTTGAAATCTGAGTGGGACGGTTATTCTAATTTTCTTGGTGATTTTTCAATAAAAGACCAAACAAAAATTAAAACTAACCCTAGAGTTGTAGTTTTAATTAATAACAAACAACTGAAGATTAAGAAAGATTTAGGGGATAAGAGGGTAATCTTTGAAAATGATACTGGTAACATAATAGCTGAAGCTAGTTATGAGAATTTAACTTCCGCAAGACAAATTTTTTTGAATATAAATACAAAAGAATTTACACATATAGAGGTAGCTTCTTTATATTACTTGTTTGATTTAAAGGATTAA
- a CDS encoding DUF4097 family beta strand repeat-containing protein, whose amino-acid sequence MVKKSALNLLLVLIVLAGCSSGEKEVSINKESIEDVEEIVVNFASTDVNFLPSEKSELETYLTAYDNGPGVILDKSSKRLSIDLGNDIRRLFNFRKKPTLEVKIPHQFKGKIILDGSSGNVSGKDLVQNNIDVRSSSGNIKLHFKKLNGDVELSTTSGNASITFDEEQPNLDLEIGTNSGRQSINLSLSKKSQTKKGLKGSSGNGENKMKIETKSGNINLN is encoded by the coding sequence ATGGTAAAAAAATCTGCTTTAAATTTGTTGTTAGTATTAATCGTTCTTGCGGGGTGCTCGTCAGGAGAGAAGGAGGTAAGCATTAATAAAGAGTCGATAGAAGACGTTGAGGAAATTGTTGTAAATTTTGCAAGTACCGATGTTAATTTCCTGCCAAGCGAGAAAAGTGAATTAGAAACCTACTTAACGGCTTATGATAACGGACCAGGTGTAATATTGGATAAGTCTTCAAAACGATTATCAATTGATTTAGGTAATGATATTAGACGCTTATTCAATTTCAGAAAAAAACCTACTTTAGAGGTTAAAATTCCTCATCAATTTAAGGGGAAAATAATTCTGGATGGATCCTCTGGCAATGTTTCTGGGAAGGATCTTGTTCAAAATAATATTGATGTACGTTCAAGCAGTGGCAATATTAAACTTCACTTTAAAAAATTAAATGGTGATGTAGAATTATCAACTACAAGCGGCAATGCCTCAATAACTTTTGATGAAGAGCAACCCAATCTAGATTTGGAAATCGGCACAAACAGCGGAAGGCAATCAATAAATCTGTCCCTAAGCAAAAAATCACAAACAAAAAAAGGTTTAAAAGGTTCATCGGGTAATGGAGAAAATAAGATGAAAATTGAAACGAAATCAGGAAATATAAATTTGAATTGA
- a CDS encoding ABC transporter permease gives MFNSLLIKGEILKIVKTKSFLFSLVILLIIILTSGWINLNSLNDNDWKKQYSEEITEDLKLISKETNPDNKFVQKIKDEIAIKQYHLEHNIPPSETEGVLGFVKKYSGITSFISIIIMLYASNIITKEINWGTLKMLLVRPLSRSSILLGKFSSLLLLGLTLYLFAITLLFILGFCIYGLDNFFTKTIYIQDNIIIEGHLGYEIFKILLTNFILLISYSSLAIMISVVINNSSIAVLVVLSVFIFGGTLASYFEEYSWSYILYFSNLDLVTSITNNEIPYIKVIILMVYTLIFLSISLAFFSRKKYQSL, from the coding sequence TTGTTTAATTCTCTACTAATAAAAGGAGAGATACTAAAAATAGTAAAAACAAAATCATTTCTATTCTCATTAGTAATCCTCTTAATTATAATACTTACTTCTGGATGGATTAATCTTAATTCTTTAAACGATAATGATTGGAAGAAACAATACTCGGAAGAAATCACAGAAGATTTAAAATTAATCTCTAAAGAAACTAATCCAGATAATAAATTTGTTCAAAAAATCAAAGATGAAATTGCAATTAAACAATACCACTTGGAACATAATATACCACCTTCCGAAACTGAAGGAGTATTAGGGTTTGTAAAGAAATACTCAGGGATAACTTCATTTATTAGTATAATAATAATGCTTTATGCAAGTAATATTATAACAAAGGAAATAAATTGGGGTACCCTTAAAATGTTATTAGTCAGGCCATTATCAAGATCTAGTATTTTATTAGGGAAATTTTCCTCCTTACTATTATTAGGTTTAACTTTATATCTATTTGCCATTACTCTTTTGTTTATATTAGGATTTTGTATCTATGGGTTAGATAACTTTTTTACAAAAACTATATATATACAAGATAACATAATAATTGAGGGTCACCTTGGTTATGAGATATTTAAAATTTTACTCACAAATTTTATATTATTGATATCTTATAGTTCCTTAGCAATAATGATTTCGGTAGTTATAAACAATAGTTCTATTGCTGTTTTAGTTGTGTTATCAGTATTTATTTTTGGAGGAACACTAGCTTCTTATTTTGAAGAATATAGCTGGTCATATATTTTATATTTCTCTAATTTAGATCTTGTTACCTCAATAACTAATAATGAAATACCTTATATAAAAGTAATAATTTTAATGGTTTATACACTTATTTTTCTAAGTATATCATTAGCATTTTTCAGTAGGAAAAAATACCAAAGCTTATAA
- a CDS encoding ABC transporter ATP-binding protein, with protein sequence MSINILETNNLYKEIGRKKIINDVSFNIKKGEIVGLLGPNGAGKTTIMKMILGLTNFSKGEIIYDGNNIQSDKGYLKTIGAIIETPKFYPFLTGIENLKYLTTLYKNVDKIQFKKMIKLMDLEHAINKKVKHYSLGMKQRLGLVQALIHEPNLLILDEPLNGLDPYGIKDFRDYLKCITKESDAAILISSHLITEMEMLCDKIIFLKDGSVIEKTNISNLKVNNIIKVNLYLNNASKAQKLLKDSYGEFYFLDGEDNVLQGKVAKDEINNLLTILIKNNIKIFEIKRINESLEELFIQYTGGNSIV encoded by the coding sequence ATGTCTATCAATATACTAGAGACTAACAATTTATATAAAGAAATAGGAAGAAAGAAGATAATAAATGACGTCTCTTTTAATATCAAAAAAGGTGAAATTGTTGGTTTATTAGGTCCCAATGGTGCTGGAAAAACCACTATTATGAAAATGATTCTAGGTCTAACCAACTTTTCAAAGGGAGAAATAATTTATGATGGAAATAACATTCAGTCAGACAAAGGATATTTAAAAACAATTGGTGCGATAATAGAAACACCAAAATTTTATCCTTTTTTAACCGGGATTGAAAACTTAAAATATTTAACTACTCTATACAAAAATGTAGATAAAATCCAATTTAAAAAAATGATTAAACTTATGGATTTAGAGCATGCAATAAACAAAAAGGTTAAACATTATTCTTTAGGAATGAAACAAAGGTTAGGTTTAGTACAAGCTCTAATTCATGAACCTAATTTGTTGATTCTAGATGAACCGTTGAATGGATTAGACCCCTATGGAATTAAAGATTTCAGAGATTATTTAAAGTGTATTACTAAAGAATCAGATGCTGCTATTTTAATATCAAGTCACTTAATAACAGAAATGGAAATGCTTTGTGATAAAATTATCTTTTTGAAAGATGGATCGGTTATAGAAAAAACGAATATAAGTAACTTAAAAGTTAATAATATCATAAAAGTGAATCTTTATCTTAATAATGCATCTAAAGCCCAGAAACTACTAAAAGATAGTTATGGGGAGTTTTACTTTTTAGATGGAGAAGATAACGTTTTACAAGGAAAGGTAGCCAAAGACGAAATCAATAATTTATTAACAATATTAATTAAAAATAATATAAAAATATTTGAGATCAAGAGAATTAATGAAAGTTTAGAAGAATTATTCATCCAATATACAGGGGGGAATTCGATTGTTTAA